The window AAATAGAACCAGATCTACAAAAACTTTTTGAAACAAGTGAAGAAGTTCAAAAATTATTAACTATTGCTCAAAAACTGGAAGGTCTAGCTAGACACGCATCTACTCATGCTGCTGGAATTGTAATCTCAGATAAGCCTATGTGGGAGTATTTGCCTTTATATACAGGGAAAAAGGGAGAAGTTGTAACTCAGTATGATATGAAGAGAGTGGAAAAAGTTGGTTTGATTAAGTTTGATTTTTTGGGTTTAAAAACACTTACTGTAATTAGTAATACTTTAAAATTAGCCCAGAAAAATGGCAAGAAAATTCCAGACTTAGATACTTTACCTTTAAATGATAATAAAACCTTTGAGCTTTTATGTAAGGGACAAACAGATGGTGTGTTTCAGTTAGAAAGTAGTGGAATGCGAAAGGTTTTACAAGATTTACGTCCTAGTTGTTTTGAGGATATTATTGCCCTTTTAGCCTTGTATAGACCAGGACCTATTCAAAGCGGTATGGTAGCAGATTTTATTGATCGTAAACATGGGAAAAAAGAGGTTAAGTATCCTCATCCTGATTTGGAAAATATTTTAAAAGAAACTTACGGAGTTATTTTATATCAAGAACAAGTTATGCAGATTGCCTCTGTTTTAGCCAACTATTCTTTAGGAGATGGTGATATCTTGCGAAGAGCCATGGGGAAAAAAGATCCAGCAGTTATGGCTAAACAGAGGAGTAAGTTTTTGGAAGGGGCAAGGAAAAAGGGAGTAGAGGAGGAGACAGCAGAATATATTTTTGATTTAATGGAAAAATTTGCTGGATATGGTTTTAATAAATCTCATAGTGCCGCTTATGCTTTAGTTTCTTATCAAACTGCATATCTTAAAGCTCATTTTCCAGCAGAATTTATGTCTGCCTTAATTACCTCAGAAGTTCATAACTCTGATAAAGTGGTAATGCATTTAAATGCAGCTAAAGAGATGGGATTAGAAATTTTGCCTCCTGATGTGAATAAAAGTTTTTTTTATTTTAGTGTGGAAAATGAAAAGATTAGGTTTGGATTAGGAGCTATTAAAAATGTAGGTATAAGTGCGATTGATAGTATTGTTAATGAAAGAGAGAAAAATGGACCATTTTCTTCTTTTTTAGACTTTTGTAGAAGGGTGAATTTACGTAAAGTTACTAAAAGAGTTTTAGAAATGCTTATTAAAAGTGGAGCAATGGATTGTTTTGGATGTTCCAGGAAATCTCTTTTAGAATCTATTGACAAAGTAGTTGCAGAAGCACACAAAAAGAATAAGATTAAAAATTGTTTGCAAAAAAGTTTACTTGGTATGGATAATTTTAAAGAAGAATGTAATTTATCTGGATTAGGAATAGATATACCAGAAAAGGATATTAAAGAATTTAGTGAAAAAGAAAAGTTAAGATTTGAAAAGGAATCTTTAGGTCTTTACTTAAGTGGCCATCCTTTGTTACCTTATAAAAATGATTTGACTCGTTTAAGTTTAACTACGATCGAAGATTGTAAAAAACTTGCTCCTAATACAAAGGTAAATGTATCTGCAATTTGTGTTGGTAAAAAAATACATGTAAACAAAAAAGGTCAAAAGATGGCTTTTTGTCAAATAGAGGATTTTACTGCTAGTTGTGAATTAGTAGTTTTTGCTAAAATTTTTGAAGAGAGCGTTAATTTATTGGAGCAAGATGAGCCTTTATTTATTGAAGCTAGAATTAGTAGCTATGAAGGACAAGAGCAAAATAACGGAGAGGAAGGAGTAACAGAAGAAGCAAATAAAGTTGTAAAATTAATAGCAGATAAAATTACATTGATTAAAGACGTGATTACACGTAACCAGGAACCTGTAACTTTAAATCTCTCGTTAGATAGTGATGTTATGGTAGTTGATCAATTGAAAAATATATTTTCTAAATATCAAGGTAATACAGAAATAAGATTAAGGATTAATAGTAAGGATAGCTATTGTATTTTACATTTAAATCCTATTTGGCGGATAAATCCTTGTACTGAATTTTGGAACGAAGTTAATTCTATTTTAAAAATGGAGGTATAGATTGAAAGGTATTTATCGTTTACGAATAAAAGACAAATTTAGTGCTGCTCATAGTCTTAGAAATTATAATGGGAAATGTGAAGAATTACATGGACATAATTTTGGAGTTGAAATAGAAGTATATGGTAAAAAATTAGAAAAAGATACTGAAATTTTAATAGATTTTAAAATATTAAAAAAGTTTTTAAAGGAAGTTTTGAATTCGCTTGATCATAAGTTTTTAAATGATCTTCAATATTTTCAAAAATATAATCCATCTTCTGAAAATATAGCTTGTTATATTTATAAAAATCTCCAATCTAAGCTACCCTCAGGTGTGAATTTAAAATATGTAATGGTTTCAGAAGGAGAAAACTCTATGGCATTTTTTGAGGAGGTTTAGGTGAGGTTAGTAATTCAACGAGTAAAAAGAGCAGAAGTATTAGTAAAGGATGTTGTATTTTCTAAAATTGAAAAAGGGTTATTAATTTTATTAGGTCTTAATAAAGAAGATAAATTTTTAAAAGATAAAGATATAAATAAAATAGTTCAAAAGGTTTTGAATTTACGTATTTTTGCCGATAAAGAAAATAAGTTGAATTTAAGTCTTTTAGATGTAGGAGGTGAGATTTTATTAGTTTCCCAATTTACTCTGTATGCTAATTGCCGCAAAGGAAGAAGACCTAATTTTTCTATGGCCATGCCTGGTGAAGAGGCTAAAAAAATGTTTGCAAAAATAAAAAATATTTTTTTATCTTCCTATAAAAAGGTGTATACAGGAGCGTTTGGAGAAGAAATGGAGATTAAACTGATAAATGAGGGACCAGTTACTATAATTTTAGATAGTCAAGACATTTTGTAAAAATGGGATGGAAGTAGAGATATGGCTAAAAGTAAAGTTTTGATTGCAGATACTTCTGAAGCTACAATAAAAGTGTTATCTGCCTTTTTAAGTGCAGAATTTGAAGTACATAGAGTATTTGATGGAGAAGAAGTTATTGAAAAATACTATGATATTAAACCAGATATTATTTTATTAGACTTAAATCTTCCTAATATGAATGGATTAGAAATTTTAAATTATATTCGTAATGTTGTTAATGATCAAGATATTTATATTATTGTGTTTGTAAATGAAGAAAATAATAGATTAAGAATAGAATCTCTTAATGCAGGAGCAAATGATCTATTAGCAAAACCATTTTCTAAAGATGAAGTAAAAGCGAGAATTCAAGTTGCCAAAAGACAAGTTGTTTTATTACAAAATTTACAAAGAGCGTATAAGCGCATTAATAAAGAAGTGAATTTAGTATCTGAACTTCAATTAAAGCTTTTGCCAAAAGAAAGTTTTATTTTTAAACATATTGGCTTGCAGTCTTATTATAGACCATCTGGTCAAGCAAGTGGTGATTATTATGATTATATAAAGATTAATAATAGTCTTTTAAGATTTTGTGTGGCTGATGTTTCTGGGCATGGAACAAGAGCAGCATTTATTATGGCTATAGTGAGAACAATTTTTCGTTTAGAAGAAAGTAAAAACTATACTTTACCTAAGGTAGTTGATTTATTAAACAAAAGTCTCATAGATGTTTTAGGAGATGAGTCAGATTTTGTTACTCTATTTGTAGGAGAAATTGATTTAGAACGAAAAGTTTTTTCGTATATTAACGCAGGTCATTGTCCAGCAGTAGTTAAGATTGATTCCAAGATAATGCATTTAAAACCAGATTATCCTGTTTTAGGATTTTTTCCTATAGATCCAGAAACAAAGTTTTTACATTATAAAGATAAATTTAGCATTTTACTTTATACAGATGGATTTTATGAATGGAATATAGATGAAGAGGAACAATTTGGATTAGAAAGATTTTTACAATTAGTAGATGAGTATTTAAAAAAGGAAGACAAAATTTATCTTGAAGAAATTATTTTATCTTTAGAAAGGGTTAGCGAATTTTCTCCTATGTATAGAGACGATCTAACTGCTTTGTTTGTATATACAAAGGATAGTTAAGATGGAATTTATTTTAGAAACCAATGCATCATCTAAGGAAGTAAGGCTTGTTATAGTGGCGGTAATATCTATTTTACGAAGACTGGTCAAAGAAGATGTTTTATATGATGTAGAAATTGCTTTAAGTGAGGCTTGTACAAATGTTGTTATTCATGCATATAAAGGTGATATTGATAGCAGAGATAAGAAGATTAGGATAAAGTTAGAGATAGATAAAAAGAAAGGTATTTTGTTGGAAGTAATTGATTGGGGTAAACAGTTTATACTTCCTCAAAATTTACCAGATCATGATGCTGAATCTGGAAGGGGAATTTATATTATCCGTAAGGTTATGGATAAGTTTTATTATAAAAGGGTGGAGGAAAGAAACCATATATTGATGTATAAAAAGATGGAGGCTGAGCAATGGAAAATGTCCTGATCCAGAAGAAAGAGGATATTTACCTAACTAAAATTGTGGGAGAGTTGATCTTAGAAAATGTAGAAGAACTTAAACCAAGGTTGGAAGAGATCTTAGAAGAGGATTGGAAGGTTTTAGGAATAGACTTATCTGAAATTCAGTTTATGGATAGTAGTGGCATAGGTTTTTTAGTGGCCTTAAGTAATAAGGTCAAGCAGAAAGGAAAAAAGTTTGTATTAGTAAATCCTTCTGTTCAGGTAATTAAAACATTAAAGCTAGTAAATATATATCATTTTTTTGATAAAGTAGATGATAGTGAGGATCTTATTACTTTAATTGAATAATTAACAGAAGAAGAGATCATGTTATATTATCTTCATCATTACTTTGATCCAGACTTTGATTATCAAAATTTAAAACCTAAAGTAAGTGAACAAGGTAGAGCAGATCATTATAATTTGGATTATGTCCAAAATGTAATTAGTGGACAGGTTTTAGCAGAATGGAGAGAAATTTCAGAAGAAGAAGCCTCTAAATACGATGCTCGCTTTGTTAGTGATAAAAAAACATGGCCTTTGGGCCCTAATGTGGGAATAAATCCTCAAGATAAAAATCAGATTATTGCCAAAGCCAATGGTTATGTTTTTTATTATGATGGAAAGATTGCAGTAAAAACTGTTTTAAATGTGCGTAGAGATATAGATTTTCATACGGGTAATATTTATTTTGTAGGGGATATGATTATTCATGGCAGTGTCCGCTCTGGGTTTGAAGTAAAGGCTAATAATATTCGTATTAAAGGCAACGTAGAAGCAGCAAAAATTTTTGTTGGTGGTTCTTTAGTGGTAGAAGGAGGAATTAAAGGGGGAGGAAATGCAGTTATAGAGGCAGAAGAGAATATAAAAGCAAATTTTTGTGAAAAAGCAAGTTTACGAGCGGGCAAAAAAATTCTAATAACAGGTTCTGCTCTTCATTCTAGGCTATTTGGGAAAGAATATATTGTTGTTCAAGGAAGGCTACAAGGAGGAATGGCAGTTAGCGAAAATTTGATTTATGCTGAAGAACAGTTTGGTGGTGGTATGGGGTGTAAAACAGAGTTAATTTTAGGATATGATAGTGATCTTATTAAAGAAAATTTTGAACTAGAACTTGAAATATCTAAACTTACTAAAGAATTAACAAATCTGAAAATAAAAGTAGAAAAAGGAGAGCCTTATCAAGAAGAGTATGGGCCTAAACTAGAGAAAATAGAAAAAAAATTAACTATACTTCATAAAAAAAGAGCTAAAGTACATCAAAAAATGGATATAGATTTTAATAAAAAGGCTAAAGCAGTGTGTCCTGGACAAATTAGACCAGGAGTAGAAATAAGTATAGGGCCCTATTATTATAGGGTTGATGACTTTTTAGAAAATGGAAGATTTGAAATAATAGATAATGATATAATTTTTAAGCAGCCTGCTATTCAAAAATAAGTTTTTAATGGAGCAGAATACAAGATGGATATAGGGACCATTTTAGGTATAGTATTGGCTTTTGGTTTAATTGTTGGTTCTATTTTTATGGGAGGGAATTTTGGCGCATTTATTGATATTCCCTCTATTTTAATTGTTGTAGGTGGAACTGTTTCTGTTACCTTTGTAATGTTTCCTATGGGAATGGTACTTGGAGCTATTAAAGTTATGCTCAAGGCTTTTTTTGGTTCTTCTCCTGATCCAAAAGCACTAATAAAAAATATTGTTGATCTTGCTAATTTGGCTAGAAAAGAGAGTGTTGTGGCCTTGGAAAAGGCAAATGTTGATGATCCATTTTTAAAAAAGGGAGTTTTACTAGTTGCTGATGGTACAGAAGAAGGTTTAGTGCGTTCGGTATTAGAGACAGAGATAGCTTTTATGAAACAAAGACATGCCACAGGACAGGCTATATTTAAGTCAATGGGAGATATGTCTCCAGCTTTTGGTATGATTGGAACCTTAATTGGTTTAGTTCAAATGTTACAAACTTTAGATGATCCTTCTTCTATTGGTCCTGCTATGGCTGTTGCCTTGCTGACTACATTTTATGGTGCTGTTTTAGCTAATGTGGTTTTTATTCCTATTTCAAAAAAATTGGAACAAAGAAGTGCAGAAGAAGTTTTATTTATGGAAATTGCTGTAGAAGGAATTATTTCTATTTTAAATGGGGAAAATCCTCGTATTACTCAAGATAAATTAGAGGCTTTTTTAGCTCCTGCTCTAAGGGAAGGAAGCACAAGTTAAAATGGCTAGAAAAGAAGAATGCAAATGTCCAGATGGTCTGCCTGGGTGGTTAGCTACTTTTGCTGACTTGATGTCTCTTTTATTAACTTTTTTTGTCTTATTGTTATCCTTTTCTAATCAAGATGTACAAAAATTTAAAGATATGTTGGGTTCTATTAAAGAAGCTTTTGGAGTACAGGTACAAAGAAAACAAGCTGATTACATAGCTTTTTCTCCTACTAGATACGAAAGAAAAGATATAAAATTGGATAAAGATACCAAAGTACTGTTGGGTATGGTTCTGAAATTAAAGGCTGTATTAGATGAAGATGAATTTTTAAAAAAGAATGTAGAAGTTACTTCTGATGATAATGGAGTTTTAATTCGAGTTAGTAGTGGAGTGATGTTTGATCCTGGTGGAGCGGTGTTAAAACCAAAGGCATACCCTATTTTAAATGAAGTAATAAAGATATTAAAAGAAAATAATTTTGATTTAGTTGTGAGAGGTCATACAGATGATAGACCTGTTAGAAGTAAAAAGTTTCCCTCTAATTGGGAACTTTCTGCTGCAAGAGCTGCAGCAGCAGTTCGTTATATTATTCAAAAGGGAGGGATTAACCCTTCACGAATTAAAGCTGTAGGTTATGCTGATACTAGACCCTTAGTTCCAAATACTTCAGAAGCTAATCGTGCTCTTAACAGAAGGGTAGAATTTTATTTTCATCGTCCTCAAGTTGAAAGTTGGTAATATTTAACTATAATTATTTATATGGAAAAAGAAGATTATTTAGGAGCTTATCCTAATCAATTTTTAAAAAAGGTTGAAGAAAAATTATCTCATTTATCTAACCATTTGCCAGTCTTTTTAGGCTACTCTTTAAAACTTATATCCTTTTTACAAAAAAAATATAAAACAGCAGCATTTGTAGTACCATCTTATGCAAAAGAAAAATTTAAGATAATAAAAGGTTTTTTGTTTATTCAAACGAGTAATCCTGAATTAGCCCTTAATCAACTTACTAAATGGCAAATTGCTAATAAAGGCAACCCTTTTTTACCTATAACTATACCTTATTTTTGGAAAAAATATCCTAAATTTTATCGTCCTCTTTTTAAATGCTTAGAAGCAAATAGAAGGTTTAATTTTTGGCAACAAGCTAGATATAAAAAGTTTAAGAATAAGCCTAAGATCCTTTTAATAACTTCAGAATATTTTTTGATGGGAGAGGTTATTACAGCGTGTAAGAGACTGGATTATGATTATTATCTTCTTCATTTACCTAATCAAGAGATAGGTTCAGAAGAATTTGTAAAATATTTTTTACAAGCAGTTATTACTTTTAAACCAGACTTTGTTTTGACTATAAATCACTTAGGAGTAGATAAGGAAGGTATTTTGATAGATTTATTGGAAAAGATGGAGCTTCCTTTAGCCTCTTGGTTTGTAGATAATCCTCATCTTATTTTGTATATGTATAATAAAGTAAAAAGTGATTTTACTGTTATTTTTACTTGGGATAAAGATAATATTAAAGTTTTAAAAGAAAAAGGATTTGATAAAGTATTTTATTTACCTTTGGCCACAGATGTTCAAAGATTTAATCCTAAGAATAATAGTAAAATTAGAAGTCGTTTAATTAGAGATGTATCTTTTGTTGGAAATTCTATGTTTTTTAAAGTTTTAAAAAGAAGAGAAAAGCTAGAACAATTTAAAGATATATTAGCTAAATATGAACAAATAGCTCTTGATTTTAAAAATAGTGATTTTCTTATAGTAAATGAATTTATAGCTAAATTTTTCCCTGAGATATATAAAAAGTGGACTAAGTTGCCTACTATAGAAGACAAGTTGAACTTTGAAACTCTTATAACTTGGCAAGCAACTTTAGAATATAGAAGAGAATGTATTTTAGAGATTTTGAAGTTTAATCCTTTAATTGTTGGGGATAAGGGATGGTTTAAAATTTTACCTAAGTCTAACTGGATTTATCATAAAGAGTTAAATTATTATTCAGAACTTCCTTTTTTCTATGGAGAAAATAAAATTAACTTTAATTCTACTAGTGCTCAAATGAAAGGTGCGGTAAACCAGAGAGTGTTTGACGTGCCTGCTAGTGGTAATTTTTTACTTACTGACTACAGAGAGCAAATAAGAGAATTGTTTGAAATAGAAAAAGAGGTCGTGTGTTATAAAAATAAAGACGAGATTGAAGACTATATAAATTTTTACTTAAAGCATAGTAACTTACGATGCAAAATTATTGAAAACGCAAGAGCTAGAATTATAAAAGAACATACCTATGAACAAAGATTAACATTTCTATATAAAACAATGTATTCGTGCTTTTCTTAAAATGAAACCAATTTTAATTATTCAGTTACAAAGAATGGGGGATATGATTTTAACTTATCCCCTATTTTTATGGTTACAAAAGGCTTATCCTAATCATCCTATTTGTTTTTTTGGAGAAGAACATATTTGTAAGCAAGTAAAAGATTTTTTCCCAGGAGCAATTTTTTTTTCTTGGACTACATTGGCAAAAGTATTACATACAGACTTTTTTTTTAGTTTAAATTTAAGTCATAGAAAAGAAGCAGCCCGTTTAAATTATCTTGTTAGAGCTGAACAAAAATATGGATATGTGGAAAATAGAGATGGACACCTTTATATTAAAGGTAAATGGCAACTTTATAGAGCTTCATTAGTTCAAAATAATACATTTAACGCTTTCCATTGGGCGGATTTAAATGCTCTTGATGTGATTTCTTTAGATACTATTAAGAATCATAAATGGTCTTTTTTAACAAATTCTTTGAGTTTTCCTTTAAAATTAGGTCTTTTTTTAGGAGCTAGTGAGGAGTCTAAATATCCAAATAGTATTTTTTGGGAAGAACTTATAACCTTTTTTTTAAATAAAAATAGGAAACCTTTTTTGTTAGGAGGATTAAAAGAAAAAAAATTAGCCAATAGTTTGATTGAAAAATTTGGCCTTCCTAAATCAATGGATTTTACTGGGAAGTTTAATTTGGTGGAATTTGCTAAAAGTATTTCTTTTTTTGATTTATTTATTACTCCTGATACCGGTCCAATGCATATAGCTACTTTTATGGGAAAACAGGTTTTAAATATTTCAATGGGAAATGTTAGTCCTTGGGATACAGGACCTTACTTACCTGGAAATATGGTAATTAGAAGATATACAGATTGTTTTCCTTGTTGGGAATGTAATTTTAATTATGAATGTAAAAATAACTTTTCTGCTCGTTTTGTGTGTAAACTTTTTGAGAATGAAGGTAACTTTGAAGATAAAGAGTATAGATTGTATTTTGTAAGTAGAAAAAATGGCTTATTCTATTTAAAATCTAAATTTATGTATAAAAATGATATAGTAAGAGAATTTTGGTTTTTAGTATTCGGAACACTATTGGGATTATGGAATGAAGAGTATCAAATAAATAAAATTTTAAGAAGAATATCAATATATGATGAAGATATAATTAATTTACTTTTAGCTCAAGCACGATATTGTTTAAATGAAATTAAAGTGATTTTTAAAAATAAAGAGATTAATACTAATTTTTGGAAAAAATTTGATATCTATTTTAGACCTCTCAGTAGTTATTTTATTTTAGAATGGCAAAATAATAATTTTAGTATGTCTTGTTTAAAAAGAAGTATTTATTTCTTAGAGAGATTTATTGCTTGGCTAAAGTCAGTTTAGCCATTATAAATTATGCCTTGTTTGTTTTTATATTCTAGTAAGACCTTTCTAGCTTTATCAGCTAAGACATTTGTTTTTAATTGAATACCTTTTTGTTGAAGATATTGCCAAGATTCTGGGAATACAGGGCCTTCATCAAATCCTATTTCTCTCGCGTATTTAGCTGGTGCTCCATATACGACTTTTTTAACTCCAGACCATAAGCAAGCTCCTAAACACATGGCACATGGTTCTGAAGAAGAAAATAATTCAAATTCTTCGTTATCAAAGTTTAGAGTATAAGATTTTAGTTTTTTTTGAGCTAAAATAAAAGTTACAATCTCGGCGTGGAGGATGGAAATGTTGGCATAAGTAACTAAATTTACTCCATAAGCGAGAAGTTTATTAGTTTTTGAAGAAAAGATTGCTGCTCCAAATGGCCCACCTGTTTTTTCTTCAATATTTTTTTTAGCAAGAAAAATGGCAAATTCCATTTTGCTTGTGTCATTAGAAAATGCAGAAGGTGGAGTTAGAGTTTTGAGCCAAGGCGGTAGAGGAATTGTAATATCTTGGATCATAGGCAAGGACTTTGCGTTTTATTAGTCATAATTTCAAGCATTACTTCATTTGCCTTTTCCATACCGAAGTCAATTATTTTGCTTAGATTTTTTATAGTATCTTCTCCTGTTAGGCCAACAAATCCATCACTATAAGTGATGCCGTTGTTATTTAGGGCCATATAAGCAGCTCTTAGACTAGAATCAGCAGAGCTAGCTACTTTAAAGGCACATCCGTTTTTAGCACCGTCACAGAGCATTCCTCCTAAGTCGCTGATGAGATTGTTTATAGCCAAATAGATTTTATCCATATCTTTACCTGCTTGTTGATACACTATTGCCACTGCAGCTCCTACTCCTGCAGCAATAGCACATCCGCATAGAGAAGATAGGTTTCCTGTATAACATTTGATGTAACTATTTATTAAATGTGAGAGAGCAATGCTTTTTACTATTTTAGCTTCTTGTATTTTAAAATATTTGCCAACAAGATATGGTACAAGAATAGCCACAATGCCTTGATTACCACTTCCTCCACTAGACATGACTGGACAATTTAGACCACTCATTCTTGCATCAGTAGCTGAAGCAGTGGCTATTTTTATAGTTGCAAAAATATCATTTGAAATAAATCCTTTATGTAAGAGGTCTTTGAGATAATAGCCCACTTTTTTTAGTTTTTCTCCTTGCTTGGCTGCTTCTAAGTTTAAATCAACTCCTTTTAAAATATATTTATAATCTTGGTCATCAATTTCATTCTCAATGATATCAATAAAATTTGCTATGGAAAGTTCTTTTAATTTTTCTTTGTAGGAATAATCATGGCTTTGAGTTTTTTCTTCTTGTTTTAGTATGATCTGATTATTTACTTTAATTTGAGTGATATTAGTATGCTCGTCTTGAATTATAACCTCTACAATTTCATTTTTAGTTGATATTAGTTCTATTTTTATGAAAAGTTTAGCCTTTGAATTATCTAAACATAAAGATGCCTTTTTTTGCTCAATGATTTTTTTAGCTTGGGCAATAATTTCAGGAGTTGATTTTTTTAAAATTTCCATTTTAAGTTCGGGTTTTTTTATAAGTGCGCCCATTACTCCAGCTATTAAGTTACCTTTTTCTCCATTAGTGTTAGGTATAGTTACTGCAAATCCGTTTTTATATACTCCAGGATCAACAGTGATTTTTATGTTTTTTAGTTCAGCAGATGTATAACTTGATGCAGTGCTTGCTGCATAGGAGATAGCAATAGGTTCAGTACAGCCTAAGGCAGGAAAAACTTCATGTTTTAAGATTTTTTTTAGAATATTCAATTCTGTTTCTCCATTATTTGTTAGGAGAGTGGGAAGATTTATCGTCCTCTAGCATTTCTTCTAATTCATCAATATCTTCTAGTAATTCTTCCATCTCTTCCTCTTCTTCTGGTTCTTCTGGAAGAGTGGATGATTCTTCTTCTAAAGATAGGTCGTCTAGTAACTCAGACATAATTTCGTCATGGTTATCTTGGGAGGCAGTAGAGATAGAGTCCTCAGTACCTTCTGAAGATGGTTCTTCAAAAATATTTTCTGGAGAAAATTCGATTTCCATTTCTTCAGATTCATTAGAAATGTTTGAGTCTGAAGTAATATTTGCCTCTAGTAGAGGAGCATGCTCGTCTTTTGATTTTTCTACTGGAGTTTCTTGTTCTAAAGAAAACACTGATTCTTCATTGTTTTCAAATTCAAATTTTTCTTCTTGGGGAGAAA is drawn from Desulfonauticus submarinus and contains these coding sequences:
- a CDS encoding motility protein A; amino-acid sequence: MDIGTILGIVLAFGLIVGSIFMGGNFGAFIDIPSILIVVGGTVSVTFVMFPMGMVLGAIKVMLKAFFGSSPDPKALIKNIVDLANLARKESVVALEKANVDDPFLKKGVLLVADGTEEGLVRSVLETEIAFMKQRHATGQAIFKSMGDMSPAFGMIGTLIGLVQMLQTLDDPSSIGPAMAVALLTTFYGAVLANVVFIPISKKLEQRSAEEVLFMEIAVEGIISILNGENPRITQDKLEAFLAPALREGSTS
- the dtd gene encoding D-aminoacyl-tRNA deacylase, which codes for MRLVIQRVKRAEVLVKDVVFSKIEKGLLILLGLNKEDKFLKDKDINKIVQKVLNLRIFADKENKLNLSLLDVGGEILLVSQFTLYANCRKGRRPNFSMAMPGEEAKKMFAKIKNIFLSSYKKVYTGAFGEEMEIKLINEGPVTIILDSQDIL
- a CDS encoding STAS domain-containing protein, producing MENVLIQKKEDIYLTKIVGELILENVEELKPRLEEILEEDWKVLGIDLSEIQFMDSSGIGFLVALSNKVKQKGKKFVLVNPSVQVIKTLKLVNIYHFFDKVDDSEDLITLIE
- the queD gene encoding 6-carboxytetrahydropterin synthase QueD — protein: MKGIYRLRIKDKFSAAHSLRNYNGKCEELHGHNFGVEIEVYGKKLEKDTEILIDFKILKKFLKEVLNSLDHKFLNDLQYFQKYNPSSENIACYIYKNLQSKLPSGVNLKYVMVSEGENSMAFFEEV
- a CDS encoding ATP-binding protein — encoded protein: MEFILETNASSKEVRLVIVAVISILRRLVKEDVLYDVEIALSEACTNVVIHAYKGDIDSRDKKIRIKLEIDKKKGILLEVIDWGKQFILPQNLPDHDAESGRGIYIIRKVMDKFYYKRVEERNHILMYKKMEAEQWKMS
- a CDS encoding FapA family protein, with amino-acid sequence MLYYLHHYFDPDFDYQNLKPKVSEQGRADHYNLDYVQNVISGQVLAEWREISEEEASKYDARFVSDKKTWPLGPNVGINPQDKNQIIAKANGYVFYYDGKIAVKTVLNVRRDIDFHTGNIYFVGDMIIHGSVRSGFEVKANNIRIKGNVEAAKIFVGGSLVVEGGIKGGGNAVIEAEENIKANFCEKASLRAGKKILITGSALHSRLFGKEYIVVQGRLQGGMAVSENLIYAEEQFGGGMGCKTELILGYDSDLIKENFELELEISKLTKELTNLKIKVEKGEPYQEEYGPKLEKIEKKLTILHKKRAKVHQKMDIDFNKKAKAVCPGQIRPGVEISIGPYYYRVDDFLENGRFEIIDNDIIFKQPAIQK
- the dnaE gene encoding DNA polymerase III subunit alpha, translating into MSFTHLHCHTEYSLLDGAIRLKDLCARSKDYGFDAVCISDHGNLFGALTFYLLAKDYELKPIIGCEVYLTPGKMEEKGPDRFHLVLLAKNELGYKNLIKLVTLGWRKGFYYKPRIDKTVLKQYSEGLIALSACLNGEIQAAYFKFGPDRAIQIAQEYVQIFKDDFYLEMQANDLKEQQEINEFLYEVSKKYNIPVVGTNDCHYLDKDDAEAHDVLLCIQTNAKVDDRKRMRFETKELYFKSPEEMESYFSFCPEALKNVERIVEQCNLELKLGTPHFPCYDLPKGITLEEEFIKLAKQGLKKRLQYLDYVQDEKVYWDRLELELDIICQKGFPGYFLIVQDFINWAKAQDIPVGPGRGSAAGSLVAYSLGITNLDPIRYNLLFERFLNVERMSLPDIDVDFCFERRDEVIQYVTEKYGKDNVAQITTFGTMKAKAAVRDVGRALGLKLSLVDKIAKLIPDEGKITIKKALEIEPDLQKLFETSEEVQKLLTIAQKLEGLARHASTHAAGIVISDKPMWEYLPLYTGKKGEVVTQYDMKRVEKVGLIKFDFLGLKTLTVISNTLKLAQKNGKKIPDLDTLPLNDNKTFELLCKGQTDGVFQLESSGMRKVLQDLRPSCFEDIIALLALYRPGPIQSGMVADFIDRKHGKKEVKYPHPDLENILKETYGVILYQEQVMQIASVLANYSLGDGDILRRAMGKKDPAVMAKQRSKFLEGARKKGVEEETAEYIFDLMEKFAGYGFNKSHSAAYALVSYQTAYLKAHFPAEFMSALITSEVHNSDKVVMHLNAAKEMGLEILPPDVNKSFFYFSVENEKIRFGLGAIKNVGISAIDSIVNEREKNGPFSSFLDFCRRVNLRKVTKRVLEMLIKSGAMDCFGCSRKSLLESIDKVVAEAHKKNKIKNCLQKSLLGMDNFKEECNLSGLGIDIPEKDIKEFSEKEKLRFEKESLGLYLSGHPLLPYKNDLTRLSLTTIEDCKKLAPNTKVNVSAICVGKKIHVNKKGQKMAFCQIEDFTASCELVVFAKIFEESVNLLEQDEPLFIEARISSYEGQEQNNGEEGVTEEANKVVKLIADKITLIKDVITRNQEPVTLNLSLDSDVMVVDQLKNIFSKYQGNTEIRLRINSKDSYCILHLNPIWRINPCTEFWNEVNSILKMEV
- a CDS encoding PP2C family protein-serine/threonine phosphatase → MAKSKVLIADTSEATIKVLSAFLSAEFEVHRVFDGEEVIEKYYDIKPDIILLDLNLPNMNGLEILNYIRNVVNDQDIYIIVFVNEENNRLRIESLNAGANDLLAKPFSKDEVKARIQVAKRQVVLLQNLQRAYKRINKEVNLVSELQLKLLPKESFIFKHIGLQSYYRPSGQASGDYYDYIKINNSLLRFCVADVSGHGTRAAFIMAIVRTIFRLEESKNYTLPKVVDLLNKSLIDVLGDESDFVTLFVGEIDLERKVFSYINAGHCPAVVKIDSKIMHLKPDYPVLGFFPIDPETKFLHYKDKFSILLYTDGFYEWNIDEEEQFGLERFLQLVDEYLKKEDKIYLEEIILSLERVSEFSPMYRDDLTALFVYTKDS